The Buchnera aphidicola (Chaitophorus populicola) nucleotide sequence TTTTTTTATTTTCTGGAGAAAATATTTTAAAATTTTTAAATCTAAAAACAGAAACTGTATCTATTTCTGGCGGAATAATATTATTCTTTATTGCTATAAAAATGATTTTTCCTAACAATGAAGATGAAAACCATGCACGTTTACCACATGAAGAACCATTTTTAGTACCTTTAGCAGTTCCGTTAGTAGCTGGACCTTCTGTTTTAGCTACTTTAATGTTACTATCTCATCAATATTCACAACATATAAATTATTTAATTGTTTCTTTATGTATAGCTTGGAGTATAACATTAATTATATTATTAATGTCTGATGCTTTTTTAAATATTTTTGGAAAAAAAGTAGTAAATGTTTTAGAAAGATTAATGGGATTAATATTAATTATGTTATCAACCCAAATGTTTCTTAATGGTATTAAAATTTGGTTAAATAACTAAATTAAAATATTTAAATCTATTTCTTAAAATTATTAAAAAAATTAAAAAATATATAATTTTAGTTATTTTAAATAAAAACATTTTTAAATATAAAATTAATAAATTTAAAAAAATTAAAAACTTTACATTTAAAACAAATAATTTATATTTGTAATCATACATTATAATGATATATAACATTTATTATAATTTATTTATTTTAATTAATTACACAAATTTTTAAGAGTAAAATATGCTAATTAATGATATGAAAAAAATTAATATAAGAAAAAAAAAAATATTAATCAGATTAGATTTGAATGTACCAATGCAAAATAATAAAATTACATCATATGCCCGCATTAAAGCTTCTTTACCAACAATAAAATTAGCGTTAAAAAATAAATCTAAAATTATGATTTTATCTCATTTAGGACGACCTATAGAAAATAAATTTCAAGAAAAATATTCATTATTTCCAATATTTCAATATTTAAAAAAGAAACTAAAAAATACAAATATATATTTTATAAAAAATATTAATGATGCAATAAATATTAATTATGGAGAAATTATAATATTTGAAAACGTTAGATTTAATAAAGGAGAAAAAACAAATAATACAAAATTAGCAAAAAAATATGCTTCTTTATGCGATATTTTTGTTATGGATGCTTTTGGAACTGCCCATAGAATGGAAGCATCTACGTATGGAGTAGGAATGTTTGCTAAAATTGCATGCGCTGGTCCTTTACTTATATCTGAAATTAAATCTTTAAAAAAATCTATAAAAAATCCTCAAAGACCTTTGATAACAATAT carries:
- a CDS encoding YhgN family NAAT transporter, giving the protein MQTIISTTILLLLIMDPLGNLPVFMTILKNFNSQQRRLILIREMGIALFIMILFLFSGENILKFLNLKTETVSISGGIILFFIAIKMIFPNNEDENHARLPHEEPFLVPLAVPLVAGPSVLATLMLLSHQYSQHINYLIVSLCIAWSITLIILLMSDAFLNIFGKKVVNVLERLMGLILIMLSTQMFLNGIKIWLNN